Sequence from the Neomonachus schauinslandi chromosome 9, ASM220157v2, whole genome shotgun sequence genome:
AGTATgacccctctgctcctcaccccagaAAATTTATCTGaggtaaactttttttaaatgattttttaaatcctgtCAATTgagaaaatatgtgaataaaGACATTGtcttgttgaaaatttttgatTTATGTGGACcaattcataatttcattttggaTTAAGGCAGGTAGAAACAGCAAACActgtgaaattgttttaaaatatctacaaTCAGTTTTCTACTGAAAAATAGCACAGACACAAACATGTAGATAATAAGGAAAAAACAGCCAATATGATACTATATAAATCAATACTATATAAAATCTTGTGATTAACACAAACAGAATAAATgacttcaaaagataaaaatttcacAAACTTTGGAATATTTCAAAACGAAATACAAGAGAGTAAATTTGGAATATTAACTGAATTCTCaaaatttctctccctctttcccctctaATTCACTGCTTTAAGGAAATTTACCTTAACCGAAATATAAAATCTTACCTTACTAAATTCGTCATTGctagaatttctggatcatttTTGTATGGTTTGGCCTAAGCacagtaaggaaaagaaaaaaaaagaaagaaaaattatctctGCTATAGGTACAAagaaagaataacatttatttccagaaaagacagccgacagaaatgaacacacacatacctcCTGTGAGTCAAATGGATTTATTCCCGATTTCATTAGCATATTTGCTAAAACCAAATATTTTAAGCAAGTGGTTCGTCTTGGACTTCCCGATTCATCATAATTCTTGAAGGCTTCAAAAAAATCAGTGTGTGCCTTTTCAAATTCACCTTCTCTCAAGTGCATTTTACCACCACATtctataaagaataaaacaggataaaaggGCATTTGCAGTTCTGTAGTAAGACTGAGcactttataaaaatcaaatgaaaactaTGACAGTGGCTTTCCAGTCTTTTAATTCTTAGGTCTGAATAGTACTAGCTCCAAGGTACtcgatttaattctttttttagggggcggggggagaggagaaagggggaggggatagggaaaaggagagagagaatctcaagcaggctccgcactcagcatggagccggatgctgggcttgatctcacaaccctgagatcatgacctgagctgaaatcaaagagccagatgcttaaccaactaagccacgcaggtgccccagtacttactttaattttaaaaagcaagttctTCATTATAAACATCAAAGAAGCATTTGCAAATCTTTCAGTTGAGGcaggaaataattttatgtgtatCATTATAATTCAAGAACAGAAGTTCTTCCCCCCCCTCAACTCCCCCAGTCTTGAGAGTAGAACTTCTGTATAGTTCACTGATGTAAAATTTTACAAGacaaaaaattcaatttctaattctaatttctttctaAGACTAgatcatttcattgattttactactttgcCATTTATTTTCACTAAAACAGAAACAACCTTCAGAGTCATTCAATCATATACAATGACACCCTGGTATCTTCCCATGACACTGCCCACCCTTCTCCTAACAAAACTTGCCTCTGATGACTCCCATGATCAGTGGATGAGGGATGGCAGACTTGATATGAAGTGACTGTTCATAGAGTGCTTTAAGTTTTTTGTTATTCTTCTGTGCTGTGTACATTTGAATTTCCAAAGCGTATATTTCTAATAACTGTGTACCTTTTTTCAGGTCATCTTCTCCATCATCAGTCTAAGAAAGCAAATAATGAACTTtagttaaaatataattcacagtCAACctactaatttttatttgagtTAGCCTGAGATCCTTATGTTTATAATACTAATTCTGTGTGAAAATGTACTACAAATTTTAATTAAGATCTAGAACATTAAGAACACTACCTTTAATAGCCAAAAAGGAATGCACACACCCTTTGTACTTTCTAGTCATTCAATAAGGAAAAAGTGACTAgaagtattttataatatataaaatgttataatgttTGTTTCTATCTAGGAGATTCTTTATGGTCTTCCCCAAATCTTCACAACCACTTTATATCTACTGATTTGATCAAAAAGCAATtccaagtgccaggcactgggtctACCTTGGAGAAATACACAGTTAAATAAGCTAATGTTCCTGGCCCCCAAAAGTTCACAATCTAGAagattcatctgtcaatagataAATTACAACATAAATAATGATTCTATTTGAAGCATGAACCAAGTGCCCagaagaatggaagagagagTGACTAACTCTGCTGATGGATGTCAAAGGAATAACAAAGGTGGTAAGATTTGAGTTCAACTTTGAAAAATAACCAACAGCCTACAAATACAGGCCGTGAAAAATAGCATAGAGGCAACAGTCAGATAATCATAAATATCAAGCCCTTACACAAAgccaaaatttattatttatttggtctTCCAACAGAATTCTGTTTAGTCATTCACTAATGAATCACAACCAGAGTAAAATATATGATATGTAAGACACAATTTGTACACCTAGATTATCATGTCTCTGCTATAAGGTTATTTGCAATCAGATAAAATTTTCTTATGTTCCAAAATAAACTGAGCAAAACCTTCACCAGAGGGCTTTTTCGTATTCCGNNNNNNNNNNAAAATAAACTGAGCAAAACCTTCACCAGAGGGCTTTTTCGTATTCCGTATATAAATGCTGAAAGACCCTCTTCCATTCAGAAATGGCTTCTCTATCATTTCCACTTCACATGGAACTGAGCTCACAGTTGTTTACGCATCAGACTAAGCTCTTCTAAGAATGTGTAGAtaagaaataaatcataaataactAATCTGCTTTATGAAGCAAAACtattatgagtttttttttctaaagattttatttatttatttgagacagagaaagaacatgagtgggggggggggagaggaagagggagaaatagactccccactgagcagggagtctgatgcagggctaggtcccaggaccccaggatcatgacctgagccaaaggcagcagcttaaccaactgagccacccaggtgccccgaagcaaaactattatgaaataaaaacattttcttttgtaaaaaaaaaaaaaaaaaaaaaaaaaaaaaagttaaatgaaaatacatgcaGGTGATTNNNNNNNNNNCCGAAGCAAAactattatgaaataaaaacattttcttttgtaaaaaacctaaaaaaaacaaaacaaaaacaccttaaaaaaaaagttaaatgaaaatacatgcaGGTGATTAATTTAAAACTTTCCTGATCAACCTTTCTCCCATTCACAGAAATAACATATACAATTAAGATAATAGTACACAGCATAGGAAGaggttaaaaacatttaaaatagtatttccacataaattttaaactaatatGAAATAACTTATTGatcaagacaaaaaagaaaacacaaaattataaccACAGTTAAAAAGTTATAGAGGTGCACTGTGCAAATCATGTGGccattcaaatttaaattaagtaaaattaaaaactcaggcACATTTCAACTGCCTGATGACATGTAGCTGGTGCTATCATATTAGTgcagatacagaatatttctagTTTCTAGCATCATACGAAGTTCTAATGGACAGTACTGTTACAGAAGATTCATATATTATAAACTAGATATGAAATATCTTTATTACATGTCTCTAatgttctttctgattttcacAGGGTATATAACTAAATATGAAAGGCTTATTCTTAATAAGCATTAATGACTAGCCTATTTGTTTATGGATACCTGTGCCTCACTccacaaaaataatgatttaaacaGGAAGAAATGTAATACTCAGAAAAAATGAGTATTGGTATCTTATCGGTATCTTATTTACCAAATTTGATTTTGGGGATGAATCTTGAACAAAACATTCCTAAGTaagtttcaaatataattttttcttatgtttttattatgaagaaatattaagaaaaaataagagaatgctACCTGGCAGGATTGATGTAACTGACGTAAAATTTTTTGAAGCTTTCCATATTCTTCTCGTTCTAAATATAATTTCCCAAGCTGTAAAAGAACacacttattaaaattaaaagatttcaaGAGGAAAAGGCATGAATCTTTAGGAGAGTTTATTAAAGACACCCTCCCactcttcaaaaaaataagtaattgtaATTGTTACCTTTGTGTTTGTCTTAAACCACAGTCTATCATTCTTAGCATCTTTCAAAGCTTCCAGTGTTGTTTCATAGAATTCCTGCAGTAAATCCATCTGAcataaaaaatcagaattctatAATTGTAAACAGCAAATTTGTACCTGTTAATAAAGTTAATTTGAACAAACTAAAAGTGCATCTTTGAACTTTAATACACATAAGATACACGATCTGTTTCTGAATGTGTCAgtctataatttaataaaaccTTAGCAAAACAGAGACCAAATTTACAAAAAGTGCCTAGATCTGTTTTtatgtgagtttttaaaaagtaaaacccaGAAAATACCTAATGCTCTAAAAGTATGATTTGTCCTTTCTAATCTAATAACTCTAATAACTCATTTTATATTGATGGAAGTGAATGGCATACACATTGAACTAGTTGTGCTGTTATTAATAGTGTGTATCCTATTCATTCAACTCTCATTTGGTACCTGCTACGTGGCAAACACTAGGCAAGCagctaaagaaacaaagaataagcTTCCCTCAAAAATTCttctatagggcgcctgggtggctcagttggttgagcgactgccttcggctcaggtcatgatcctggagtcccgggatcgagtcccgcatcgggctccctgctcggcagggggtctgcttctccctcttccctctcatgctctctgtctcaaataaataaataaaatctttaaaaaaaaaaaaaaaaaaaaaaattcttctataaatataattaatcaaGTAACCGAACTACATAGCTCTTAAGTTACTGGGAAACTGCTGGAGTTAGGTAGAGGGTAAAGTCTAGCACAATTTTAGCTGTGTCTAAACACCATCAATTCACCAATCTGAGTGTGACATTTTTTCATGGAAATCATTCTATTTTGCATTATGATAAGCTCCCCTACCtaccctcctctcccccacatcaggctctgtctTTGTTTGAATACCTGATTCTCTAGATCTCTACTTAACAGGATCAAGAGGAAAGAGGGCCATGACAACAAGAAAGTTTAATACTTTCAGAAAAGGCTGCCTATCTATTCATGACTGCTGATGGCATACTGAATAAGTTGAGTACCTCCCACCCAATATCTATTCTTACTTTCAAAGACAAAAAGTGTACATATAAGAGCACGAAGCAACACACAATCTTGAAGTTTGAAATTAATTCTCCCCCACCAACATCTGGCATACCATTTATAAATAGTGTACCAAAAATGTTTTGATACACTTGTTTGTAAAACTCAGAATATATTTCCCCACATAAGAAAAGCCCCCCTCAATATGTAACAACTCTATAATTAGTGCCATTAATTACTAATGTTTTAACAAAacatacacagttgacccttgaataacatgtttgaactgcgtgggtctacttatacgtggattttttctgataaatacagtacagtactataaatatattttctcttccttatgattttctccataacattttcttttctttagtttactgtaagaatacagtacacacataacatacaaaatatgttgatcaactgtttatgttataggtaaagcttctggtcaacagcaggctattagtagttaagtttttgaggaatcaATAGTTATgccacagattttcaactgcatggcagggggcagaggggaggggcttggcaccctaaccctcatgttgttcaagggtcagttttaagtttatttttctctatttcctttacatatattttaaagattttatttatttttgacacagagagagagcacaagcagggggagcagcagagaaagagggagaagcagactccccgctgagcaaggagcccgatgcggggctcgatcccaggaccctgagatcatgacctgagccgaaggcagatgcttaaccatctgagccacccaggcgcccctacatatattttagatataaagagtaaaataaactATCTTAAGAAATAAGAATGACATCTAGCAGAAAAGACAGAATGAGATTCTgagatgaacattttttattatgaatatggaaagtattaaacattttaagaaatcctAAATGACATGGGAGAATAAATGACATAGAGAATACTTCTTGTGGTAAAATATCACGGTGTTTAAGTTATGTTGCTTAAAAGAATATGAAcagcaatccaattaaaaattatcttagcAATACAATAAAATCACCATTGCTTTTCTTAATAACCAAAATCTAGAATAACAAAAGCTCTATCCTTCCCAAGGCCCACTGTAGTTTCTTCATTATTAGCCCTTTCTTTCATCATCCATCATCCTCCCATTCTTTGTAAAAGCATTTACTAAACACCTATTGAGTAATGTCAAGTACTAATATGAGTATAGGGTCTCCTTTCAAGGATCTTTAATCAAATCTACACAAATCTAACGGAAGTGGTGATGGAGTTTATTGGAAAGAACTATGTTAGTAACTATATGGGAGTTTAAACCTGCAAAAGTTGTGTGCAGATTATGTACCTCAAGATATTATTTGAAGAGATTTAGCTAGTTATTGCCTTTTAATATTGTATGATTAGTActataattaagaaaatagaatatattatttctaaagcACATTAATGCCTGGTATAACTGCTTAATTAGAAATCTCtaggccttaaaaaaaaagaacaaagcctttagtataaataattataaaaagttgGAAGGGTTTGTTACAGTATAATAGTATAAATAATAACACATTGGTAAGTACCAAGAGCAAAAACCAGACTCTAACCTGTTTAGAAGTGGAGATATAATCAAGAATAGAATTAATGGATTTTTCAGAATAATTTCTTGTGACTGCACTCCGAATATAGGTCAATAGTTGTTTATATCTGTTCATCATTTCTGGAAAGTTTGTCTGTCAGGGAAGAAAAATGCATTATTAGATATGTATTTATGTGCTAAAATAGCTACATGATTAAGACTATAGCACATACTACtatgaaaaacaaagttttatgaTAAAGTACGTATGACAGAAACACTATAAACATTTTTGCTTAAATTTGGAATTTCTAGGTTACTGACGCATGAACCAAATTTATGAAGTTACCCTATGAAAAAGTACATTTTACAGATTCTCAAAATTCCAGATATTGTTCTCATTgcacaacaaacatttactgaaatcCTAAGAACTACTAAAATATTCACagaccaaaaaatacaaataaatccaACTTTTCAAATGCCTTGGGTACCAACTATGCAGGTATCAGCTATATCCTCTCCTGATGATTTACCCCTTGATGAGAAAGCTCTCTAACAATAGTGGTATGTTTCTTTTCTCCCTATATTATTGGTTGGCTCATGATAAAATGTGAAGTAAAAGAATCTTTTCAAGCCCAGGTACTCATCCCACTATCAAGAAAAGTCCTCCCACCCAAGGCTCTACTCAATAGTAGATGTAGCTAATGTTGCTATTCCTTGCAGGACTATTTGCACTACTGTGGTTATTTGAGGAAACATGAGAGATCTGAGGAAATAAAGAACTACCAGTCAAATTTCCAACACTTAAGTATTTTGGTGGATGGTCTATCCTCCCTCAAAGTAGATCATGTAAGTCATTTTATGAGTCTAACCTGATAATCTGCATCCACAGTCCCCACAATCTCCAACTGCTATTAATCCTTCTTTTCACTGGGTTCTACTCTACTTTTAATCAGGGAGGGGGAGCACTGGCAGATATGGTTTTTCTTGACTAATAGACCATGTGTGTTTATGAACATGAGAAGACTCCCTGAAATCTAAGCAAGAACTGaattacaaaaaaggaaacaatagttGGCATAATTGGAAATAGGTAGTTTGATATATATTACTAAGGCTTTTCCCAttgttctgtccattttttcccaCCTATGCCAGTACCATGTAAGGGTAAATAATAGATAATATCCTATCAGTGAGCTGTTAAAACCCAAGTTACAGAACATATCTTATGGCAAAAGGCAAATCAGAAATAGACTGTCCTAACTTGGAGATTGTATCTGGATACTGAAATAGGATTTTAGCAAAAAGTTagttttgaattcattttcttatgctcttataattttaaagcacatttttcaATAATTATGTTACTGTATTTAAAGACTACGGGAGGATTAGGTAAATTACAGTGGTAAACACAGAGCAGTTGATAACAAACCCTCCCAACTTTTTATTGCTCAAAACCTTCACGCAGCATCATGAGTCTTATTCTGAATCCAACCAGAAAACGAGGGATGGAAGCTGAAACTACTATTCACAGATGCTGTTTGAGCAAATAAAAGGTAGAGAAGGAAGGTAGGTAAAGTAACACAAACTACAAATAATCCTCTTACTTCCATCTTGGCTCAaggtaaaatggtaaaataagcCTTATGGGTAGCATATATTTAAATGGGCTCAAAAACTGAACCACTGCTAGTATGTTAAGATAGCAGTTTTCTAGAGTCTCTTGGTATTATTTCAAATCATAGAATCTTAAGAGTTGAACATGGGGCTTCTAATGTCACTAAAATTGTTTAGTCAAAATCTCTGTCCTTGACACCTGATGCTTCTCCCACATATCCTTCTAagctattaatttaaatatagtatgtgtatttaatattttcacaaataataaatggagagaaagcacaagggcTTTCTTTGTGCAACAGAGAGATATTTTTGAGAATATCAGAGCAGAACTAGAAAGGGTAAATTCAAGATAAACATTTTCCCTTCTTCAACTATATTTAAATGCAACATGCAATATACTTATTAATGTTTAACATGTTGTGAATAGTCTTGATATTTTGGGAGGAAGAATGAGCTAAAATATTTTGTGGATAGTTTCTGTAGATGTCATGGAGGGCCCCTCCTTTTGAAGGTAGGTGAGGATGCCAGAGTGAGTATGTCAAGAACAGGATGAAAGATTAGTAGAAGTTAACTAGACAAAGGTAATAGTCAATTCAGGGAGTTCAATTTCAAATAGATGGGATAGAGAGGTtaatggggagagggaagaaacatATGAGAACTatagagagaggaggaaaaaaagtggTAATAGATTGCTATCCTTCCATTTGACATAGAAGCAAGTGCTTATTACCTCTGCTATCTAAACtccactttatctttttctcaaaAATTCCTCTATCCTTAGTGATTTTAAGGTTCATATCTGTCCCTAGTCCTCTCATCTAACCATTTATTTTCCCCTCCACCTCTACCCTGCACTCTTGAAGACAGCAATTCTCTGAGAGTACAATGTTATGACAATCCCAACTTATCTATGACTTCATTCAACAACATATTTGAGCACCTACTGAATGCCAGCCACTATTACAGGTGATAGGAATGTAatagtgaataaaacaaagttctgctctcatggagcttacaaccTATGAGGATGAGGGCAGCAGAAAGGCAATAAGTACGTAAACAGATCAAGTGGTGATATagtcaa
This genomic interval carries:
- the COPS2 gene encoding COP9 signalosome complex subunit 2 isoform X2 — encoded protein: MSDMEDDFMCDDEEDYDLEYSEDSNSEPNVDLENQYYNSKALKEDDPKAALSSFQKVLELEGEKGEWGFKALKQMIKINFKLTNFPEMMNRYKQLLTYIRSAVTRNYSEKSINSILDYISTSKQMDLLQEFYETTLEALKDAKNDRLWFKTNTKLGKLYLEREEYGKLQKILRQLHQSCQTDDGEDDLKKGTQLLEIYALEIQMYTAQKNNKKLKALYEQSLHIKSAIPHPLIMGVIRECGGKMHLREGEFEKAHTDFFEAFKNYDESGSPRRTTCLKYLVLANMLMKSGINPFDSQEAKPYKNDPEILAMTNLVSAYQNNDITEFEKILKTNHSNIMDDPFIREHIEELLRNIRTQVLIKLIKPYTRIHIPFISKELNIDVADVESLLVQCILDNTIHGRIDQVNQLLELDHQKRGGARYTALDKWTNQLNSLNQAVVSKLA
- the COPS2 gene encoding COP9 signalosome complex subunit 2 isoform X1; translation: MSDMEDDFMCDDEEDYDLEYSEDSNSEPNVDLENQYYNSKALKEDDPKAALSSFQKVLELEGEKGEWGFKALKQMIKINFKLTNFPEMMNRYKQLLTYIRSAVTRNYSEKSINSILDYISTSKQNSDFLCQMDLLQEFYETTLEALKDAKNDRLWFKTNTKLGKLYLEREEYGKLQKILRQLHQSCQTDDGEDDLKKGTQLLEIYALEIQMYTAQKNNKKLKALYEQSLHIKSAIPHPLIMGVIRECGGKMHLREGEFEKAHTDFFEAFKNYDESGSPRRTTCLKYLVLANMLMKSGINPFDSQEAKPYKNDPEILAMTNLVSAYQNNDITEFEKILKTNHSNIMDDPFIREHIEELLRNIRTQVLIKLIKPYTRIHIPFISKELNIDVADVESLLVQCILDNTIHGRIDQVNQLLELDHQKRGGARYTALDKWTNQLNSLNQAVVSKLA